In Haliaeetus albicilla chromosome 26, bHalAlb1.1, whole genome shotgun sequence, the sequence AGAGGACCATGCTCAATTGTAATGCTTATCAAACAGGACTTGGTTTGTCAGTGTATGAAGTCGGAGATGCTCATCTGGGAAATGCCTcatgctggtttgttttttgaagGGGGGAGGGGGCCACAGCTCATCCAAATAAATTGACCTATATTGAATGAAAACTGTGACTGTAATCTAATACTAATTTGATTTGGATCTTACCTAGTATGTATGTAGTTTGTGGTTTAGACTACTTGTAAAGCAAATTGTATAGTCTGAAAGAAGCTCTCTGTATAATAGCCAATGCTGTACTATTTGACGAGTGAGTGTTCTTTTAAGTGCAATACGGTTACTTGCTTTCTCTCAAACTGCTGGCACTGTACAATTAAGGTGGTAACAGCTTGAAAGTTGTTTTAAGTTTTTTCCTGTTGAGTGCCAGAATCAGCATAATACTCTGTTCTTGAATCTCCATTACTAAAATAACCAAGGTCTTAAATAGCTAACAGCTGAATTTCAAACATACTAAAAGTAGATGGGTTAGACCTCTACTGATGGACTTTAAAATCTTTAGGTTTAATATAGGAAGTCTTGAAAACCATGATATGCAACATTCATATTCActgaagaatctgaattatctgcaaagagagaaataaactttaaatatttattaaatcatTAGGCCATGTTTTATTTAGAACTTGCCACCAAACTATTTGATTTTACTTGAATTCCTGCCCATGAGTAGAAATAATGTGAATGTGAAGTTGCCAGTGTTGGTCCCcgattgtggtttttttgttttgttttggctgctttttttttcctgaataacaCCACCTTTCTAAGATCTCGATAGCCTTACCTATGTCCTAAAAGGTTTGTAAGTAGCCGAAGCAAAATGCTGTTTGGGGGGGGATTAGAAACCTTTGCATAATGGTCCATACTCAATTCCAGACATGGTCAGCAGCAGTCAGCGTGGTTTACTTTTCTATAATTGAAAGCTGGTCAGACACTTGGCTTTCCTCTAGTTCAGCCAGGCTGctgattattttctcctttcagtaGAGACTGCCAGACAACTTAAATTAAGAAGGCTTCCTTTGAGCTGGGAGCGGCTATCTTTCCTAAGTGTAAGATTTGACACTGtaaattcttaaataaaatattttgcgCTCTGGAGCACTTTCACATTTTACTTCTTCTTGTGGTTATTGCTTTAGCAAGCTGGGTGAAGGAACCTCTCCCGTACGTTTGGAAATAATCCCTTTAAAGAAAGGGAGCTGGAGCGCGCTGCCTCTGACCAGGGGCTGCTCTGTACAGAGCCCGCGTCAGGCTCGGGGCTGTGCATAAGTGTCTTCATTCAAATGTTCAAAATCGAAGCTGCAGACTTAAAATAAGCAACTTTTCATTGTCCTGAAGTGTAAAAAGCTTTGCTTTCGACTGCTTAATTCAATGTCGCCTTCGTCAAGAATGGCCCCGCCCCGGGCGGGAGCTGGCGGCGCGCTCCTccggccgccagggggcgccgcTGTGCCGCCGCCCGCGGGGCGGGTCCAGCGTCGCCGCCGCCGTTGCTACGGGCGGGCCGCGGGCGcgcagcggggctgaggcggccTCCACCGCCGCCCGCTCGgcctgcccgcccgccgggccggggcagctgcCAGCCCGGCCTCCGAGGCCCCGGTGGGGAGAAGGGTGGCTGCGGCCGCCTCCGGGCGGAACCGGCGGGGCCCGGGCCGCCTCCCGCCCGCAGCGGCGGCGGGTGAGGTGCCGACGAGGCCAGCGCAGAGGAGCCGGCCTCCGccggggcggcagcggggcccTGCGGGCCGGGAGGTCAGTGGTCTCTCAGGGGTGAGCGTGTCCGTGGTGCGTtcgccggggagggggggggggggggttggccCGTGGGTGGTGTCTCCGGGACCGCCGGTGCCCGCGGGTGTCAGCAACCGCGGCCGCGGGGAGTCTCGTCCATCCTCTCCCCTCGCCTGGGCCTGGCGCGGCCGCTGTCAGGGCTGCGGTCGTCGTGGCGAGTAGGTGAGAAAGGGAGGTGTGAGGAGCTGGCGAAGCCATCCCTCCCGTCTGGTCCGAGGAGAGGACGGGCGGCTTCCCCTCGGGTACAATACCAGCGTTCCGGTGTCTTTTAACAGGGTTTTGCGCTTCCAGTGTAGAGCTACGCAGTGTGCCGCTGCAGGTGGGATGTTTGGTTTGCAGTAAGTGCGGAATAACGAGGTGCTTCCCCCGTTAAGTAGGAGTTTGCCTTGAATCCCGATTCTGTATCCCTAAAACTACTCCTCGGATATCGCCTCAGTTTCAGCAGCAGTAGTCGGGGGTTGGCGCGAAGCAAGAAAAGGTGGCAGCCATCTCCCTGCTGTGAGATCACGGTAGAAGCTGAGATCACTGGAAATTTCCTGGCCTCTGGCACCGAGTGCTGTGGGCAGCCTGGAGGCTGGTTGTACTGGTGACTCACTGTACAGCAAGGAGAACAAGCTGTGATTTATATacagttttaatttcctttcacGCTAACAGTATACACAATCTTTTCTTAAAGAAGTCTGTACACAGCCGTGATGCCTACAGCAGTGAGGAAGGCAGTTCACTGCTCtgctcttgaaagaaaaaagaaaataacattggTTTTCTAACAAGGTCACGTTAAGGTTTGAATTGTTCTAGAGGGAGGTCTTGTGAGGAGTTTGCTTTCTGATTAAGGAGCAGAGTTTGCAGCTCGATAACTTTTCATTCTTACGTGTTTCTCTTGGGGAAATCCAGGTATCCCACCTCTTGAAATTTTGCAGACAATGCATCTGCCTACACATATACCTGCCCTTCATTCTCAGCTAAAGACTGAGCTGTCTTCAATTTCCATGTCTCTCTGGCTTGGTTAAGCCCAGCGAACTTAGAGGGTaagcaagggaaggaaaactATGATGTGAGGAACTTTTCGTATGGAGCAGTATCCATAGCTGGTACCCTGGGGGAGAATGAGTACTCCAAATGGATTTCCACAGCACTCCAGGGCATGTGTTACTCAGAGCACAGAGGGTGGAGCAGTACAGGACCTGCACGCTAAAAAagccagcaaagcagcaaagaagGAGGCTGCTGGCAATGGGGTGCTTACCTTTGAAGATCCTCAGAATGTAGGCATCTCTTTAAATGAAACCTTAAAGCTTCTACCAGATGAACTCAAAgctaatacaaaaattaaatcGGTCACTCCAAGGCCTCCTCGGAAACCCCGGCTGGAGCGTGCTGCATCTCTGGATGAGAAGAGCTGGAGGAGGTGGCGGCGGTTTAGAACGAGTCAGGAAAGTCTGACTGATCCCAATGAGACAAGTTCCTCAAATGGTTCTCTGCAGGAAGCATCCCTCAGCCCTCCCGTCAGGGGTAGGGCAAGCCCCTGCCATCAGTGCTGCCAGCAGAATTCCTTGCACAGTTCACCAGATGCCTCAGAAGCCAGTCCCatggggaagagcagaggaggcACCTCCGACCTGGGGAAACGAGCCTCCGAGATCTCCAGTGCCTTTGGTGGGCTTCTGCGGGGAAAAGCGTTTGCAGGTGGCAAACCCCGGCTGTCCCAAATAATGCCGGCTCGACCTCTGCCACCCATGGAGCTCAATGTGGCCTCTCACACGCTGAGGACAGCTAATAGGATTGACTCAGATTGTATGGATTATCGACATTATTCTCAGCACAAGTTTGGGAGGGTAAGCAGCAGCTTGAGCGATAGCAGGCTACATGGCAACGGGATGGTCTATGATAATTGCTCCACAGACTCCATGAAATCTACATTCAGTCTGCTCACTCCCATTCGCTCCAAGGATGTTCGAAGCAGGTATGTCTCCCAGCTTCTCATGGCAAAGTTTGGGGTGTGTTAGCAGGGAGCCAGCTGCCCTGCAGAATCCTGCTGGGCAGAGGCGGGGAACTTCAGACTGATCAGTAAAGCACAAAAGTTGTTCTGTGTTGTTTAACCTGCTGTGGAGACTGGAAACAGTTTGAAGATGAAGAGATTAGTACAAATATTCTATATTTGCTCCTTTCAGTTGGGTACTGTTTTTCATTAATACGTTTGATTTGCTGTCAGCTTGCTTGTAATATTTAAGTAATCTGTTTTGAAGATTAAGAAACACTAGCTGTGCATGCTAACAGTtgggaaaaactttttttttaaaatctaaaagtACATTGGGTTTGAACTGAAATGTTAaatggctggaaaaaaacccaaatattttagcTTGAAACTATCATGCAGTACATGCAATGTTATCACAATCCTGTAAGGTGCTGAGGGTCCTCTGCAGATGTTGAGCTTGTTTGGCTTCTGGCAGGATCGAATCATGTACTGTGACCTGCTTCCTGCTCCCCCAGGAATCTCTTGAGGAAGAGTATGATTCTACTCAGATCTCAGCACTTTCTCCTAGTGTGGCCCTGACCTCTTGCTCTGGTTGCTCATTTGTCTTCATTCTTAGTTAAGTTGAGATTGTTGATTGGAGGGAACTGCCGGGAGTATATTAATCTGCTTGCTAGTGTATCAAATCCTCTTCTTGTGTTGGCTGCAGACCCTCTGTTTGTGAAGACCTGCCAGCACGCAGCACAAACACTGCAATGAGTATTATTGATAATACTGCAGGTCAGGAAACAAGTTAAAAGGTAAAGGATACCAAGTACTCAGCTAAAGGTTGTATGTTACAGACACGCTACAGTCTGCAAGACCTTGAGGGATAAATCTGATCATTGATCCAAAGAGTGGGAGTCAGTGGTACCTGGGAAAATAATTCTGAGATAAATTAAAGTGTTACTAACTGGTAAAAAAGCCCCAAAGGTAGATTGTTACTTGTTTGCCATGggggtttttcttttacttcccTATGCAAAGCTTTTGAAGTCAGGTGGGCAGCTGGGTAGACCAGTGGGTTGCACAGCATTCCCTGACATCATGCTGTCATCATTATTTGCAGAGCTTAAGCAAGATTCAAAATGTTTATTCAACTTGCAGTCTTTTGCCAATACCCCTTGCTTTTGTAAGCAGCCAGTGTGGGGCAGATCTATCCTTTTCGAATAGGATATTATTTTAGACCTAAGACTCAATAAATCGTTTACTTGAAAGCTAATTTGATGAGCTGAATTCGAAGGAAGAACGTGAGTTTGAATCCTTGATTAGGAGCAACCTGGTGCCAGAACACTGGGAATGGTGGAGCTATTTTCGTGTTTTAAGTAAACTGAGCTGCTTCAAGATACTCAAATATCAAACCAATCTCTTCGTTTTGTGTCTGCAGTAAGTACTAGGGAGATTGAAGACTTTGGATGACTTCAGTCTTCTCATCACAGAACCTGAGAGCAGCATCAGTCTCACCATCATACTCGTGTCTTGGCTTTGAAAAGGCCGGTTTATGAcagtagttttgttttcttgcacaTGATCCATGAACTCTCTATAAGGGTTGGAACTTTAGGCAAGCAGAACAATATATAAATACTAAATGCTATTTTCTTGAGCTAAAGGTATGTTCTTGATTAACTCAAGATTCAAGCGTTACAAATCATTATTCCAACTGTCATGCCATTTCCTTAGGTGCTCTTTTATGGGTCTTCTGTTCACAGAAGCTATTTGGAAGGCAGCCTTCTGGCGAATGGTGCCTTACTGGGAGCAGAAGAACTTAGCAGATATTTCCCTGATCGGAATATTGGAATTTTTGTGGCCACCTGGAACATGCAGGGTCAGAAGGTATGTGCGTATAAGTCTCCAGAGGTCTTTTGGCAGTGGTAAGGTTACCCCATTTTTAGTGCAAGGACCGGTGCaatggtgtttttttcctgttcattaCTATGTTCCTCATCAACCTGAGTTCATCATTGTTATCAAATTACAAGGCCCTGTCATGCATGTTCATCTTAGTGAGTGAGTCATTGTAACAGGGTTCCTCAGACACCAGGTATGAAAACAGTGCCACTGGCTTTCTGTGGCAGCTCCTTTGTGCTCTGTTGCAATTAGGGTCATATGAAGACGACTGATGATTTAGTGCTTATGACGAGAACATCTCTGATAAAAGAACACAGCTTCCTGCCTACATCTTCATGTAGCCTAAAATTTCAAGATTGATTCTACCAGGTGACTGAGAAGCTATGCTTGGAAGAACACGAGCAACCCCTGGGGTGTTCAGTAAATAGCCTATGACCTTGGTAAAAAGTAAGCATCACTGGAAATTAGAAACATCACATTACTGGCCCATATGGCTGAACAGTGGAATATTGGTTACTGCTGGAGCAACAGCAGTTGAAGTCTGCCTTTGGGAAAGGAGAATTTTTAGTATTATCACTTAAGCTATTTTTTGAAGCTGAATTGTTTGTGTATGCTGTGGAACTTGTAGCTTAGCCTGGACTTTTCTTGTACTTTTCTAGTAAATCTTTGCATAACTAATATTGCTATTttatcctttttcttcttcttttctttttttttttttttttaaatattaggaGCTTCCAGTGAATCTGGATGACTTCTTATTACCAACAGATCCTGATTACGCCCAGGACATGTATGTCATAGGGGTTCAAGAAGGCTGTCCAGACAGGTAGCAAAAACAATGTAATGAACCATCCTCTTTTATTGTTAACtaattactttgtttttaattagtcTGGAAATAGTCTCCATCatattcttaatattttcaataaacaGCCCATTTAATAAGACTCTGAATTCCATTGCATGAGCACTAGGGAAAATGGGTTTTAGAGGAAAATGTCACAAAAATCTGTAAATACAGAACCTGGTCCTTTTGTCAGGGCAGCTAATAGCAAAACTCCTGTCTGATTTCTGTGGGCTTCTTACCATAGACCTGAGCTGGCTGTGATCTAACTCACAGGCTGGCTGTTAGTGTTAGGAGCCACGTGCTCATTAGTAGTACAATACTGCAAATTTCTAGTCTGTCTGAGATTGACCAACCCTAGAAGAGCAGGTTGAAGCCTCGTGTCAGGCTCTGCTTTTTTAGGGTATCTTCCCAGTGGGACTCTCTTTTCCTCAGATTTGCAAGCTGCTCGGTGCAGTGGGAGTAATACTCTCTCACCAACATGCAGAGCCTGCTGCATGGCATGTGTGGAGATACAGATCAAACTGACCAGCCTTCACTGCAGCATGGCTGTGGCAGTGGAGGTTTTGCTTACGCttactttactttttttgtcaGAGAGATTGCTCTGTTTTCACAatgctgatttcttttcctggttATTGTCTCTTGTACTGTCCTTGTGATCCAGCTGTTGTTCTTTCCTGCAGAAGAGAGTGGGAGATCCGCCTTCAAGAGACGCTAGGTCCCCACTACGTCATGCTCTACTCTGCTGCACATGGAGTGCTGTACATGTCGATCTTCATTCGGAGGGACCTGATCTGGTTCTGCTCAGGTTTGTGGTCCAGTAGGAGCTGGAGAGTGGGGAGGTGAAAGGACTGCTGCCGTTGGGTGTCATGTCCTTTTCTCCAGGGCTGTCCCTCACCTAACTTTCCTGCTTACTGTCTCTAGAGGCTTTTCAgtaaaagctgctgctttttctccttccagaagTGGAGTATGCCACAGTGACAACTCGAATTGTATCTCAGATCAAAACCAAGGGAGCTCTGGGAATCTGCTTCACGTTTTTTGGGACCTCCTTTCTCTTCATCACCTCCCACTTCACATGTGAGACATTTACAATATTATTAGAAGTGTCCTGATTGAGGGAGCAGGAGGGTTGCTTTACAAAGGTAAAAAAGCTGCAGAGGGATAGAGGAGCAGGACAGTCTGAAGTCAAAGCTCCAGACTGCTGAGTTGAGAACAATAAGGGGGGAGGATTTTTTGGTAGCAAACTTACAAAAGAACTGtgtttagaaaaacagaaatgaactCTGCATAATTGTATGCCTTTTTCCACACTTTCTGTCATTGTTTTTCAGTCTGTATGCTCCCTGGATCAGAGTGTTAAATTTGACATGTGGAAAATGTCTGATGTCCTTTGGAAGTTCCTGTTATAACCAAAAATGGTAATTGAATGAAAATGATGCATAGTTGGCAGTAATGgaatttctgtctttcagctGGGGACAGTAAGGTGAATGAGAGGAAACTGGACTACAATAAAACCATTCAAGCCCTTACACTTCCCAAGAACGTTCCGGACACAAACCCATATCGATCGAGTTCTAGTAAGTGTGAAACCATGCTTGTGTGGGAGCCCAAATGAACACAGTTTGTGCATTGTCTTTCAGTCTATActaaggaaaagagaatgagaGTGCTAATTTGAGACGGCATAAAGAGACCACAAATCTTTTTGTCTGAGGATGGTTATTATTCacgtgattattttttttttaggtggggtgtaattttgggggggggaatttgAGAGAAAAAGTTGAaatggagggggagagagaaaattcaaaaggaattttcatgtgatgtatttttttctcagaacaGCAATAAGATAATTTTGGTGTAATTTTTATCAATATTATGGATGTGTTTCACTTTCCAAGTGTTTTCTAGAACAAgtagaaatactttatttcaaaacttAAGAGAAAGAACTTTATTCAGTTTGCTTATACACAGGTCAGCATATTGTTTGCCAAATTCCCTTATTGTTTGTTAATACTGTGCTGTTAACATGATGTCTGGATAGATAGCTAAGCCCTTTTTCTAGAAAGATTAATTTACTCTTTATCTGCAGTGTAGTATTAGGTTTTTGTGTTCATACTATTTTTAGGTCCTATAGATAGTTTGGtctcttttcagctttttctatgattttttaaatttctgttctattttctactgtttttttATTACCACATTCTGTGATGATGACAAGCAGAAAACATGCTCAAGCATTATATCTCCTGgtagcaaaaagaaagaatttatgCCTGTTTCCTGAACACATCTAGCAGCACTCTCAGGAAGCTATGCATCATACAGGTCTCACCTTGAAAGAATTAAGTGAGTTTCATTTTGATGAGCGTGTAGCTACATCATATACTTTAACTCAAAAGTCAAAAGGAgattcagggaagaaaagtgtgggatttttttttttttttctttcagaacttTTCAGGATGTTTACCTTTATACTGACACTTCTGGCTTGAATTTGCAGATGATGTCACAACTCGGTTTGATGAAGTATTCTGGTTTGGTGACTTCAACTTCCGACTAAATAAGGATCGTGAGACCGTGGATTCCATCTTGAACCAGAACCCAGAAACAGACATGTCCAAGCTATTGGCATATGACCAGCTTACCAGTGAAATGAGTAGAGGTGAGGGACAGCTGTTTTTCTCCCTAGTCTCCAGGAATAAAGATATCGACACACAGAAATAATTACAGCCAAATCCCTATTTCCTAGAtacttttcctgctttctcttgtTAAGTTCCCTAAAAAAAGGAAGTCAGCAGTTGTCAAATACAGTGGTAGTCTGTACAAGGGACTTTTTGCTATAGCATTTTGCTATGTATAGTGTAATCTCCCAAGCTATTTACTACTCTGTTTCATCTGACTCCTCTATAAACTGGATATCATTCTGTCACAGTGTCTAGGGCATTTACATTTGAATAATTAGCATTTGCAAAGTATCTTGAGCTTCAATGGAATGGGAAGTGCATGCATCAagtgttttttgtttaaatagcCACTGACTAAATAGCCACTGGCTATTTTTTATCCTCACTGTGTAAGAACTGGAGCTTGCTTCCTTTCCAGAGCCCAAGGCCAGGTCTTTATAGTCATGTATGTACATGGCTGCAGTTCCTAGCCAGCATTAGTTAAGCAATGTTGAATAAATGCAGAAAGTGTGCCATGTTCTTGTGAAGAAGGAATTTGTTGTTCATGGTGTTCTCCCCTTCCCTTACAGGGTCTATTTTCAAAGGATTCCAAGAGGCTGACATTCATTTCCGTCCTTCGTACAAGTTTGACATAGGAAAGGACAGCTATGACACCACTTCCAAACAAAGGACTCCTTCCTACACGGTAAGGGATGATTTCAGAGCAGCATGCTGGAAGGGCTGCTCAGCCTCACATCTGCCTCCAAAGGGGATTCTCACCTGTGAGAAAAA encodes:
- the INPP5E gene encoding phosphatidylinositol polyphosphate 5-phosphatase type IV isoform X2; this encodes MSTPNGFPQHSRACVTQSTEGGAVQDLHAKKASKAAKKEAAGNGVLTFEDPQNVGISLNETLKLLPDELKANTKIKSVTPRPPRKPRLERAASLDEKSWRRWRRFRTSQESLTDPNETSSSNGSLQEASLSPPVRGRASPCHQCCQQNSLHSSPDASEASPMGKSRGGTSDLGKRASEISSAFGGLLRGKAFAGGKPRLSQIMPARPLPPMELNVASHTLRTANRIDSDCMDYRHYSQHKFGRVSSSLSDSRLHGNGMVYDNCSTDSMKSTFSLLTPIRSKDVRSRSYLEGSLLANGALLGAEELSRYFPDRNIGIFVATWNMQGQKELPVNLDDFLLPTDPDYAQDMYVIGVQEGCPDRREWEIRLQETLGPHYVMLYSAAHGVLYMSIFIRRDLIWFCSEVEYATVTTRIVSQIKTKGALGICFTFFGTSFLFITSHFTSGDSKVNERKLDYNKTIQALTLPKNVPDTNPYRSSSNDVTTRFDEVFWFGDFNFRLNKDRETVDSILNQNPETDMSKLLAYDQLTSEMSRGSIFKGFQEADIHFRPSYKFDIGKDSYDTTSKQRTPSYTDRVVYRSRYRDDIHAVKYSSCPVIKTSDHRPVFALFRVKVRPGRDNIPLAAGQFDRELYLIGIKRRITRELQKRQEQKDQKSSSVCSIS
- the INPP5E gene encoding phosphatidylinositol polyphosphate 5-phosphatase type IV isoform X1, whose protein sequence is MSTPNGFPQHSRACVTQSTEGGAVQDLHAKKASKAAKKEAAGNGVLTFEDPQNVGISLNETLKLLPDELKANTKIKSVTPRPPRKPRLERAASLDEKSWRRWRRFRTSQESLTDPNETSSSNGSLQEASLSPPVRGRASPCHQCCQQNSLHSSPDASEASPMGKSRGGTSDLGKRASEISSAFGGLLRGKAFAGGKPRLSQIMPARPLPPMELNVASHTLRTANRIDSDCMDYRHYSQHKFGRVSSSLSDSRLHGNGMVYDNCSTDSMKSTFSLLTPIRSKDVRSRSYLEGSLLANGALLGAEELSRYFPDRNIGIFVATWNMQGQKELPVNLDDFLLPTDPDYAQDMYVIGVQEGCPDRREWEIRLQETLGPHYVMLYSAAHGVLYMSIFIRRDLIWFCSEVEYATVTTRIVSQIKTKGALGICFTFFGTSFLFITSHFTSGDSKVNERKLDYNKTIQALTLPKNVPDTNPYRSSSNDVTTRFDEVFWFGDFNFRLNKDRETVDSILNQNPETDMSKLLAYDQLTSEMSRGSIFKGFQEADIHFRPSYKFDIGKDSYDTTSKQRTPSYTGGCAKGVTISLPSLSTSQDRVVYRSRYRDDIHAVKYSSCPVIKTSDHRPVFALFRVKVRPGRDNIPLAAGQFDRELYLIGIKRRITRELQKRQEQKDQKSSSVCSIS